The following are encoded together in the Desulfovibrio litoralis DSM 11393 genome:
- a CDS encoding glycoside hydrolase family protein, with protein sequence MYNNPLFLKQIKRHEGCKKNKDGLHVAYRCTAKKLTIGYGHNLDANPIPGLILKEKDTINEEQAERLLKADILACIQDLNSHLSWWITLNEARKAVLINMCFNLGITKLLTFKKTLHFIRIGNYKQAAKNMMCSLWSKQVGDGIGGYFDRAEELAKQMQSGKWQEV encoded by the coding sequence ATGTATAATAACCCACTTTTCTTGAAACAGATAAAACGCCATGAAGGTTGTAAAAAAAACAAAGACGGGCTTCATGTCGCATATCGTTGCACGGCAAAAAAACTCACGATCGGTTATGGGCATAATTTAGACGCCAACCCTATTCCGGGTTTAATTCTCAAAGAAAAAGACACAATAAACGAAGAACAAGCCGAACGCCTTTTAAAAGCGGATATTTTGGCGTGCATTCAAGATTTAAACAGTCATTTAAGTTGGTGGATAACGCTAAACGAAGCCCGAAAGGCTGTTTTGATAAATATGTGTTTTAACTTAGGTATAACAAAACTTTTAACCTTTAAAAAAACTTTACATTTTATACGCATTGGAAACTACAAACAGGCGGCTAAAAATATGATGTGCTCGCTTTGGTCAAAACAAGTGGGCGATGGTATCGGCGGATATTTTGACAGAGCCGAAGAACTCGCAAAACAAATGCAAAGTGGAAAATGGCAGGAGGTATAA
- a CDS encoding VUT family protein: MFYVIAYISCIVIVNQAFGIVPLLSLPNGELWSPVALLVGFVFILRDYAQRAVGHWVVAAMLIGGIISWFMATPQIALASITAFLIGEFMDWSVYSFTKRPFSQRVLLSSIVSTPIDSFVFLYMVGIFSIPSLFMMTISKLLGACIVYFIARKKEQNLAFSAQ, translated from the coding sequence ATGTTTTACGTTATTGCATATATAAGTTGTATTGTTATAGTTAACCAAGCTTTTGGAATTGTTCCACTATTATCTTTGCCAAATGGCGAACTCTGGTCGCCTGTCGCTCTTTTGGTCGGCTTTGTTTTTATTTTAAGAGACTATGCCCAGCGTGCCGTTGGACACTGGGTTGTCGCCGCAATGTTGATCGGTGGTATAATCAGTTGGTTTATGGCAACTCCGCAAATAGCCCTCGCCAGTATCACTGCCTTTTTAATCGGCGAATTTATGGATTGGTCTGTTTATTCTTTTACAAAACGCCCGTTTTCACAAAGAGTTTTACTCTCAAGCATAGTCAGCACACCAATCGACAGTTTTGTTTTCTTATACATGGTTGGAATTTTTTCTATTCCTTCTTTGTTTATGATGACAATCAGTAAGCTTTTAGGTGCTTGCATCGTTTACTTTATCGCTCGTAAAAAAGAACAAAATCTCGCTTTTTCTGCTCAATAA
- a CDS encoding WcbI family polysaccharide biosynthesis putative acetyltransferase, producing MKKTKKICILHANCQGEEYQAILDKIPAFTDEWNLKLFTNYTKQAIPQDLLPQADLFLYQYLDNSWGDLSSDVLLKQLKKNTAAFCLPAVFFRGFHPFWEGRSEFHYYDNFLEKLIASGAEKSVILRLYLQNDLRNKLDLNAHIEFSFSREEEKEKSCDFKVMPFIRKNWQDRQLLYTVSHPNKVLCRYLVENILNALNIALPDELFWETHNCTYNDFEQPIHPQLIDFYKLKFITPETTFNVYGRQLSFAQYISRYIDCRQNNIDNFIGYLHFV from the coding sequence ATGAAAAAGACAAAAAAAATTTGTATCCTACATGCTAATTGTCAGGGCGAAGAATATCAAGCCATTTTAGATAAAATTCCTGCGTTTACTGACGAGTGGAACTTGAAATTGTTTACAAATTATACCAAACAGGCAATTCCTCAAGACCTTTTGCCTCAAGCTGATTTATTTTTATATCAATATCTTGATAACTCTTGGGGAGATTTAAGCTCTGACGTTTTGTTGAAACAACTAAAAAAAAACACCGCTGCGTTTTGTTTGCCTGCGGTGTTTTTTCGAGGGTTTCACCCGTTTTGGGAGGGGCGAAGCGAGTTTCATTATTATGACAATTTTTTGGAAAAGCTGATTGCGAGTGGTGCTGAAAAGAGTGTTATTTTAAGGCTATATTTACAAAACGATTTGCGAAACAAGCTTGACTTAAACGCCCACATTGAATTTAGTTTCAGCCGTGAGGAAGAGAAAGAAAAATCTTGTGATTTTAAGGTAATGCCTTTTATTCGTAAAAATTGGCAAGACAGGCAACTTTTATATACAGTTAGCCACCCAAATAAAGTTTTGTGTCGCTATCTTGTTGAAAATATTCTTAATGCTCTTAACATTGCCTTGCCTGATGAACTGTTTTGGGAAACACATAATTGTACTTATAATGATTTCGAACAACCCATTCACCCTCAATTAATTGACTTTTATAAGTTAAAGTTTATTACGCCGGAAACGACCTTTAACGTATACGGCAGGCAATTAAGCTTTGCTCAATATATTAGTCGCTATATTGATTGTCGTCAAAATAATATTGATAATTTTATCGGATATTTACATTTTGTTTAA
- the queF gene encoding preQ(1) synthase: MSKNISESVETAGLTKLGNSGHINFDSPSLSILEAFPNQYPQRDYVIEFDYPEFTSLCPKTGQPDFGTIIVRYVPNLCCVESKSFKLYMGSYRNQGAFMERLTNQIADDLIALLAPRRMTVEGLFNARGGTGIKVRVEHFDNTLATDELERLKSLW; encoded by the coding sequence ATGAGTAAAAATATAAGTGAAAGTGTTGAAACCGCCGGTTTAACAAAGCTAGGCAACAGCGGGCATATAAATTTTGATAGCCCAAGTTTAAGTATTTTAGAGGCGTTTCCTAATCAGTATCCACAAAGAGATTATGTGATTGAATTTGATTATCCCGAGTTTACTAGTCTTTGCCCTAAAACCGGACAGCCTGATTTTGGAACAATTATTGTGCGTTATGTGCCTAATTTGTGTTGTGTTGAATCAAAGTCTTTTAAGCTTTATATGGGTTCATATCGCAATCAAGGGGCTTTTATGGAGCGTTTAACCAATCAAATCGCCGATGATTTAATCGCTTTATTAGCTCCACGCCGTATGACGGTTGAAGGCCTTTTTAACGCTCGTGGCGGAACCGGTATTAAAGTTAGAGTTGAACATTTTGATAATACTTTAGCTACTGACGAGTTGGAAAGATTAAAGAGCTTGTGGTAG
- a CDS encoding glycosyltransferase, which translates to MRSIFFIPHIDKTSGGLNNIYTIIELLQSLNYNVAFSSLEENSLAVKNAKEKNLPYIPWNELNLNEKDLFIVPEGFPNIIPFGLKHGARTIVYVQSWHYLLEVLPENVTWKQLPVEFLAVSRPVEWFIQEVFNLKSLGVLPPAVQTCFFETQNSRAKHLRIAFMPRKNRNLTQQIQQICMAKLANNPKIKIEWLEIANKTQAEVAKILSTSDIFLNTAYPEGFGLPPLEAMATGCIPVGFTGFGGLDYMSNVALENCPSVVNNIINVTINNNQTTFPENGFYVPDGDILSAALVLSEAIQLKYNNPKRWQELIINAQTTARAYNLEQQRKHIQEIWKSFEAIA; encoded by the coding sequence ATGCGAAGCATTTTTTTTATTCCACATATCGATAAGACGAGTGGCGGATTAAACAATATTTATACAATAATAGAGCTTTTACAGTCTTTAAACTATAATGTTGCTTTTAGTTCTCTCGAAGAAAATAGCTTGGCGGTTAAAAACGCCAAAGAAAAAAATTTGCCTTATATTCCTTGGAATGAGCTTAATTTAAACGAAAAAGACCTCTTTATCGTGCCTGAGGGGTTTCCCAATATAATTCCTTTTGGACTAAAACATGGAGCAAGAACTATTGTTTATGTTCAAAGTTGGCATTATTTGCTTGAGGTTTTACCCGAAAACGTAACATGGAAACAGCTACCTGTTGAATTTTTAGCTGTATCTCGCCCGGTCGAATGGTTTATACAAGAAGTTTTTAATCTGAAGTCTTTGGGGGTTTTGCCCCCCGCCGTTCAAACTTGTTTTTTTGAAACCCAAAATTCAAGAGCCAAACATTTGCGAATCGCCTTTATGCCTCGTAAAAATCGCAATCTTACTCAACAAATTCAACAGATCTGCATGGCAAAACTTGCCAATAACCCAAAAATTAAAATAGAATGGCTGGAAATTGCTAATAAAACTCAAGCTGAAGTGGCAAAAATACTTTCAACAAGCGATATTTTTTTAAATACGGCTTATCCCGAAGGCTTTGGACTGCCTCCGCTCGAAGCAATGGCAACAGGCTGTATTCCCGTAGGTTTTACGGGCTTTGGCGGCTTGGATTATATGAGCAATGTTGCCCTCGAAAATTGCCCTTCCGTCGTAAACAACATCATTAACGTAACGATTAACAATAATCAAACAACGTTCCCGGAAAATGGCTTTTATGTGCCTGACGGAGATATACTTTCCGCCGCTTTGGTCTTAAGTGAGGCAATTCAATTAAAATATAACAACCCAAAACGTTGGCAAGAATTAATCATCAACGCACAAACAACAGCTCGTGCTTATAATTTAGAGCAACAACGCAAACATATTCAAGAAATATGGAAAAGTTTTGAGGCTATTGCATAA
- a CDS encoding 3TM-type holin — MALWSSIPILGDLLGKIADKIAPDKGKIIDGQNRINEAELSGAPASRLRLWRSFLGWVLALVFAWEIVGRPIMATYYPEIILPPSMIKEVSHLLLGMLGLGF, encoded by the coding sequence ATGGCTCTTTGGTCAAGCATTCCTATTTTAGGCGATTTATTAGGTAAGATTGCTGATAAAATCGCACCCGATAAAGGCAAAATCATTGACGGACAAAACCGCATTAACGAAGCGGAACTATCAGGCGCCCCCGCCTCTCGCCTACGTTTATGGAGAAGTTTTTTAGGCTGGGTTCTCGCATTGGTGTTTGCATGGGAAATAGTCGGACGCCCGATTATGGCAACTTATTATCCCGAGATTATTTTACCGCCCTCAATGATTAAAGAAGTCTCGCATCTCTTATTGGGCATGTTAGGCTTAGGATTTTAA
- a CDS encoding Mor transcription activator family protein has product MSKKYLSRGPELLQDFQSRLELNLREHGIKKEEATRISLSITQELTHAWGGQNIYFPKGTSFRAQSRDWQIFNEFNGSNHVELAKKYQLAIQHIYRIIALCRKKRKEKTEVI; this is encoded by the coding sequence ATGTCAAAAAAATACTTAAGTCGCGGTCCTGAATTGTTACAAGATTTTCAAAGTCGTTTAGAACTCAACCTCCGTGAACACGGAATAAAAAAAGAAGAGGCAACACGCATTTCATTATCGATTACCCAAGAGCTAACCCATGCATGGGGCGGACAAAACATTTACTTTCCCAAAGGCACTTCTTTTAGAGCCCAAAGCCGTGATTGGCAAATATTTAACGAATTTAACGGTTCAAATCATGTAGAGTTGGCGAAAAAATATCAACTCGCAATTCAACATATTTATCGGATTATCGCCTTGTGTAGAAAAAAAAGAAAAGAAAAAACTGAAGTGATCTAA
- the uvrC gene encoding excinuclease ABC subunit UvrC has product MQTPDFQSIPTTPGIYIFQDIKERPIYVGKAKILRNRVSSYFRNEKDLTPKTRAMLSHAHALNFISTTSEKEALLLEASLIKKHRPRYNILLKDDKDHILFRFFLNHPYPRLEILRRPQMLGHKKSQALLFGPYSNSGAARETWRSIHKAYPLRRCTDKAMKNRVRPCLYHYLGQCLAPCVLDVEKETYTKLVKEVSMLLSGRSAELIKTLKHDMLNASELLDFEKAACLRDRIKNLEHTVEQQAVVFPDGGDLDVVGFAERSYGLALCILFIRQGALIDNRTFTWQGLSLEEAPTILPSVLLQYYQNAALIPPRILLPWALNNDDEANFTDNNIPEQCDENKLKTPKTENILAELLSSLRNGNVKISVAKEANKDAENRLIELAVTNARQALISAEKNPENIPMHQLLAEKLHLKRPVYRIEAVDISHTGGTNVRAGMVVFEDGKALKSAYRSYIIDNNTEQNLSDDYASLSQWAKRRVESGPPWADLVLIDGGKGQLAAVVHAFKQAGLSIGNKESDDFAVISIAKARTEEGRTDRRAGNISDRIFMPERSNPINFKAGSSELLFLQLVRDSVHDFVIGQHRKARSKTALQAELLRLPGIGEKTARLLLTHFGSTKEILLAKEEGLAEIAGLGKQKAKQIWSLLNSKN; this is encoded by the coding sequence ATGCAAACCCCTGACTTTCAAAGTATTCCCACAACACCGGGAATTTATATTTTTCAAGATATTAAAGAACGCCCGATTTATGTGGGAAAAGCTAAAATCTTACGCAATCGAGTCTCTTCTTATTTTCGCAATGAAAAAGATTTAACCCCAAAAACAAGAGCGATGTTAAGCCACGCTCATGCGTTAAACTTTATCAGCACAACTAGCGAGAAAGAAGCCCTACTCCTCGAAGCCAGTTTAATAAAAAAACATCGTCCACGTTACAATATACTTTTAAAAGATGATAAGGATCATATTTTATTCCGCTTTTTCTTAAACCACCCTTATCCTCGTTTAGAAATTTTACGTCGCCCCCAGATGCTCGGCCACAAAAAAAGCCAAGCCTTACTCTTTGGACCTTATTCCAATTCCGGTGCCGCCCGTGAAACTTGGCGTAGCATTCACAAAGCCTATCCTTTACGCAGGTGTACGGATAAAGCGATGAAAAACCGTGTTCGTCCTTGTTTATATCATTATCTTGGTCAATGTCTCGCCCCTTGTGTTTTAGATGTGGAAAAAGAAACTTATACAAAACTGGTAAAAGAAGTTTCTATGTTACTTTCGGGGCGTTCAGCCGAATTAATCAAAACGTTGAAACATGATATGCTTAATGCTTCCGAGCTGTTAGACTTTGAAAAAGCCGCCTGTTTAAGAGATCGCATAAAAAATTTAGAACACACGGTAGAACAACAAGCGGTTGTTTTTCCTGATGGTGGCGATCTTGATGTTGTTGGTTTTGCCGAACGTAGTTATGGCTTAGCCTTATGTATTTTATTTATTCGCCAAGGGGCGTTGATCGACAACCGAACCTTTACTTGGCAGGGGTTAAGCCTAGAGGAAGCTCCGACTATACTGCCAAGCGTATTGCTTCAATATTACCAAAACGCTGCCCTGATTCCACCACGCATCTTACTACCATGGGCTTTAAATAATGATGATGAAGCAAATTTTACAGATAACAATATTCCGGAACAATGTGATGAAAATAAACTTAAAACTCCGAAAACAGAAAATATACTCGCCGAACTTTTAAGCTCTTTGCGTAATGGCAACGTAAAAATCAGCGTTGCAAAAGAAGCCAATAAAGATGCGGAAAATCGCTTAATTGAACTGGCTGTTACCAATGCACGTCAAGCTCTGATCAGTGCGGAAAAAAATCCCGAAAACATTCCAATGCACCAACTTTTAGCTGAAAAGCTACATTTAAAACGCCCTGTTTATCGTATTGAAGCCGTAGATATTTCACACACAGGAGGCACAAACGTAAGAGCCGGCATGGTCGTTTTTGAAGACGGAAAAGCATTAAAAAGTGCCTATCGTTCTTATATTATAGACAATAACACCGAGCAAAATTTAAGCGATGATTACGCCAGTTTAAGCCAATGGGCAAAACGTAGAGTAGAAAGCGGGCCACCTTGGGCTGATTTAGTTTTAATCGACGGCGGAAAAGGGCAACTTGCGGCTGTTGTCCACGCCTTTAAACAAGCCGGATTAAGTATAGGCAACAAAGAAAGCGATGATTTTGCCGTTATTTCTATCGCCAAAGCCAGAACGGAAGAAGGGCGTACAGACCGCAGAGCCGGCAATATCTCCGATCGTATTTTTATGCCTGAACGCAGTAACCCGATTAATTTTAAAGCAGGTTCATCAGAACTGCTGTTTTTACAGCTCGTTAGAGATAGTGTTCATGATTTTGTAATTGGGCAACATCGTAAAGCCCGCAGTAAAACCGCTTTGCAAGCCGAACTCTTACGCCTTCCCGGAATAGGCGAAAAAACAGCTCGCTTGTTACTCACTCATTTTGGTTCGACTAAAGAAATTTTACTGGCAAAAGAAGAAGGTTTGGCAGAGATAGCAGGACTTGGAAAGCAAAAAGCCAAACAAATATGGAGCTTATTAAATTCAAAAAATTAA